The following are encoded together in the Montipora foliosa isolate CH-2021 chromosome 12, ASM3666993v2, whole genome shotgun sequence genome:
- the LOC137979469 gene encoding uncharacterized protein: protein MNSNKTISSFPSNETSEYQSPDSWVEPSPNWLVAIKEWKLLWHLHVYGFATVFALIAFFAITCIVVSRKAILKKQRAHFAVMNSALVVTGFLRSLVLFWDPYASRENTSSSMVLFCIISWGIGTACITSSFSIVLLIFMETTKTSLGPARLKNLPFLMSITLSNILYLLLSDLVVWFHSEARVMVFICHVTFATWGLVVSIGYSVAGTRMWRNLKASLDGTFFRRTIHQESSRLNRLFTLMCCASFFGVIKFSLSPYTSVGEFGVFADTGYITESWHWFVVQSLLRTLESFLCIFIFLIVFKNRKGIAANHNTPIADPLG from the coding sequence ATGAATTCTAACAAAACAATATCTAGTTTTCCTTCGAATGAAACAAGTGAATATCAGTCCCCCGACAGTTGGGTCGAGCCTTCACCAAATTGGTTGGTAGCAATTAAGGAATGGAAGTTGCTTTGGCATCTTCATGTGTACGGTTTTGCAACAGTCTTTGCCTTAATAGCATTCTTTGCAATCACTTGTATCGTTGTAAGCCGTAAAGCCATTCTTAAAAAACAAAGAGCTCATTTTGCGGTTATGAATTCTGCACTGGTTGTAACAGGATTTCTTCGTTCCCTTGTGCTGTTTTGGGATCCTTATGCCTCCCGTGAAAACACTTCTAGTTCAATGGTTCTATTCTGCATAATTTCCTGGGGAATAGGAACGGCTTGCATAACTTCAAGTTTCAGTATTGTGCTCCTGATTTTCATGGAGACGACGAAGACTTCACTGGGTCCCGCACGCCTCAAAAACTTGCCATTCTTGATGTCAATAACGCTGTCAAATATCTTGTACTTGCTGTTATCGGATTTAGTGGTCTGGTTTCACTCTGAGGCGAGAGTCATGGTCTTCATTTGCCATGTAACATTTGCAACTTGGGGCTTAGTCGTCTCTATTGGCTACTCCGTAGCCGGAACACGAATGTGGCGAAATTTGAAGGCTTCACTCGATGGCACATTTTTCAGACGAACAATCCATCAAGAATCCAGTAGACTAAACCGTTTATTTACTCTAATGTGCTGCGCGTCTTTCTTTGGAGTGATCAAGTTTTCTTTGTCACCATACACATCAGTTGGAGAATTCGGAGTCTTTGCCGACACGGGCTACATCACTGAAAGCTGGCATTGGTTCGTTGTCCAATCTTTGTTAAGAACTTTAGAGTCTTTTCTGTGCATTTTTATTTTCCTCATTGTGTTCAAAAATCGGAAGGGCATAGCAGCGAACCACAACACACCAATCGCTGATCCACTCGGCTGA
- the LOC137979108 gene encoding uncharacterized protein — protein sequence MAQSGNNILEKRWRKIVYEKHRKRLMETKSQLKGETTLQYNDEEVQQQMRFRRIVAEEERQAEIDKQNARLLHRIVDIMTSTKKSFPVEEVKHARRKISKQDTDEKSTKHL from the exons ATGGCACAATCAGGCAACAACATACTAGAGAAGAGATGGCGGAAGATTGTTTATGAAAAACATCGCAAAAGA CTGATGGAAACCAAATCACAGTTAAAGGGAGAAACCACTTTGCAATACAATGACGAGGAGGTCCAACAACAGATGAGGTTCCGGAGAATTGTG GCTGAGGAAGAACGTCAGGCTGAGATCGACAAACAAAACGCTCGGTTGCTTCACAGAATTGTGGACATTATGACTTCAACGAAGAAAAGCTTTCCTGTTGAAGAAGTCAAGCACGCAAGGAGAAAG ATCAGCAAGCAAGACACAGATGAAAAATCGACAAAGCACCTTTAA